The Musa acuminata AAA Group cultivar baxijiao chromosome BXJ2-5, Cavendish_Baxijiao_AAA, whole genome shotgun sequence genomic interval CCCCGTGGTGGACGGCGAAGTCCAGCGTCCCGGCGCCAACAGTTATTGTCGTGGCAGGGGGGTTCCGGTCGCAAGAGACGGCGCTGAGAACGGTGGAGTTGAAGGAGGCGGAATCCCCTCCGTGATGGCAGATTCCGAGGAAGTAAGAGGCGGAACAGAGGAGGGCGACGACGCCGAGTTGCAGCAAATTCGTCCGCTTCCAATACGGCCGGTACAACTTCcaaacgcccgaggaaggggtggTAGCGCCGGCCATGCTCACACTCCACGGAAAGGCGTCACCTTTAGCGCTTTATATTGCCAAAGGCGTCGCCTTTAGTGGTTTCTATGGTAAAAAGGCCACCAAAagaattacatattatctttgtaattaaaaggataattttatagaattttatacaaaattttaaaaataatttatataagattaaaaataaaataataaaaataatagaattaaatatttttatttttataaaatataaatattttaatataactgTTAAAATTATAAAGATGGAGATACtaagaaaaattaattatagaaataatatataattagtctgaCAGAGTAGGGGGCTTCTGTGTAAGTTCAGAACATTAGTGTCGCTCCCTTGCCAGGTATGGCACAGGAATTTAATTGGTCAATGATGGTCGATTGGTCTATGTCATCAGCCACCATACGTCTGTCTCCATTAAACTCTTTTGGCATATCAGAGAAAACTGTGACTTTAAAGAGATTAAACAGGAGAACTATGGCAATATATGCTTTGAAGTTATTAAAGCTGGCCTAAAAAGATTCCCAAGTGTATGTTCTTTGTTTCCTACTTGTATGCACTTTTAATCTTTGTTCATGGCTAGTTATCCAAGTATAGTTACTTAATTCATAAATATAGTTACTTAGCTAGTTCTATTTATGTTCTAATTAGTTTTACTTAGTGTTTCATAATCTAAAAAGTtattgttatattatttttatgcttaccTTAATCATGGGTGAGATAATGGTGAAGTAGTTATCATGAgttttatgaataaaatattagtTCACAGAACAAAAAAGTACTTGTCAATTTGTTTGCAAGTATTTGTATATTTTACCTCTTGGTactctctttttttatttggAAGTATTTTTTCTTAATTGTATTGTAGTTTTTTGTTTTAAGTTGTCTTACTCCTTCATCCTCAATATTTATGGTATTAGAGTCAAGTTCAatctaaattagatatttaaaaatattatgacaTCTAATGATAATTCTATGTGTCAACATCGTATATTTATCTTCGTTAataaatattatgaattttgaagtattaagatgaaaactttattaTCAATTGATCAAAATGATGAAACTATACTGagagagaataaaaaaaagaattcaaagatattattttttatttaacaaaCTGTACATGAGATGATATTCTCAATAATTCTAGCAACTACTACCTCAAGAAAACTTTgttaatacttcaaaatgaatcttAAGGCTTATTGAAGGTGATTATGATACAACTTTAAACCTTTCTTTGTAAGTTTATAAATGTATTTTTTTGAGGTAATAAATtgatattagatttttttttctagagtgcttgtaattattaataaaaaaatcttattgTGAACATATTCATAATAAtactattattttaaaaattttatgaagcTCAACtctaaaatttgatcatgttattgctataattaaagaatcaaaagatttatttactttttaatttGATGAATTAATGAGTTCTTTGTGAACACATAAATTAAGATTGAACAAGTTACTTAAGAAGagtgaataaaataatattctagGTAAAGtgggtgctttagacaaaaaaaaataatagaaaatataagataaagagaaaaagaatattTTGGTGGGTATGATaaacaaaaattataattaaaaaatataagagtAGAATTTAATATTACTATTATAAAAAGTTTGATATTATAAAAGTAAatcacaagaaaagaaaaaaagcaagcaagctatgtaaaaaaaataaagaaagtagTAAATCATTCACGACTCATTTACAGGTTAATGATGTcttaaatgatatatattttttataatagttattttaatcatatgtcttgacataagattaatatttaaatatcttgagaaaactcaagtgaaaaggaaaaaaataattgaAGCAAAAACTAGTCAAGGTAAGGTAAATCACCTTGACAATATATGTATGACATAAAACAAAATATTTCTACTTAATGTTTTTAAGgttaaaaaatattcttttattataagttaaaaaaaataaatttaatttgtagCATTTAAGATATGAACACTTTAATATTAAGGATTTAAGGTTATTAAGTTTAAAAGAAATAATTTTTGGATTGCCTAAAATTGAAACAATTAATGTATATGAAAGATACATTTATGACaaataaattaagaaataatGACCATTTGAAAAAAATATGGAAAGTAAGAAATAATGTCTTTAATTAGTTCATGTTGATTTTTGTATACttatgaatataaaattatttgatgaaagttgataatttttattatttactaatgatTATAGCGACATGAGTATATTTTCTaaaactaaaatataaaatatttttaagattcaaGCTACTTGTGGAAAGGAAAACCGATAGAAGCATAAAGAAACATTAGATAGATAAAAGTAATAAATTTTTATAAAcgagtttaatattttttataaaaaaataatattcatagagAATTAGgaacattgcatacatcattaaaATACAAGAAGCAAACTATCATTAAAATGACAAGAAGTTTACTTAAGGATAATTATCTTTTAAATTAGTTTCACCTACAAGAGTTGTTATGAAGTGAATTTCTTTTGAAGCTTGATATAGTATAAAGCCAAGTATAAGTCGCTTAAGAATTTTTgttgttgtattgcttatgcattggtaaatttataaaatcatcGTAagcttatcaaaaaatttaaaaaatatattttaattgattattttcttataatctaaagcatatttattaTAATCCTATAAAtggtaaaattattattaatagaaatattatgtttgatgaatTGGTCCGTTCAAATTGGGAGAACAATGAAAGTGAAAAACAAATTTAGATTCTAAAATACTAGACATACCTTAAAATTAAGTGAAAAATCTAACTATAAAAAATTCATCATTAGTCTCAACTAGTCATAGTTTAAATTTAACATATAATTCCACAAAGATAACCTCTCTAGGAAAAATCAgatcataaatagaaatttatgatttaatatttattttatttatttcaaatcCTACAAGCATTGGGAAATAGTTAAAAAAgagaaataacaaaaaataataaaaaaatcaaatcaattgAGAAGGTTGAAACCTGATAAGTAATAAATCtatctaaagaaaataatatcatTGGGTTGAAATaagcattcaaaataaaatataatataaatagaagTATTCAAGAGTATAAAGCTCAACTTCTTATAGTAAAAGGGTATTCATAGTAATAAAGTATTAATttcgataatatattttttcttatgagaaCTTTTTTAACTTTATCTACTCACTTTTGTTGTcttatttatcaatttgatatcgaatctatatttttaaatgaaGATTTATAAGAAAAAATTCTTATTAATCAATCCAAAGGATTTTTGTTAAAGGACAACAAGAGGAAGCATAAGTTATATGCCTACAATTGATACCGGTGCAGGAAGACAGACGCCACAGGCATATGGCGTGCTGTATTCGGACGAGATGGGCGGCATGCACGAGGCCTACGTGAAGGATGGCTCGGCCGGCGAAATTATCTTGTCAGCGGGAGCCCTCGGAAGCCCGCAGCTACTCATGTTGAGCGGCGTCGGTCCCTCTGAGCACCTCAGATCTTTTGGCATCGAGGTGGTATTGGACCAGCCGATGATCGGGCGAGGCATGTCGGACAACCCCATGAACATCATCGCTGCCCCTTCGCCGCAGCCAGTCGAGATCAGCTCCATCCAAGTCGCCGGAATCACTCACTCAGGAAACTACGTCGAGTCCTTTACCGGCTTCAACCTAGCAGCTTCTCTCGTCCATGACACCTCTGGTGGTGGTACAGAAACATCCGACCAGGTTGTTTTCAGATTTCTATCGACGCTGTCGTGGAACCATATAACAGAATAATTGTGAGTAAATTGCAGAACCCTCAACTATCACCACCTCCGTCTAAGGAAGGAAAGCAAGACGTGTTTTCATTCCAAGGCGGCATAATACTTGACAAGTTGGCGCGCCCTCTTTCTCGAGGTTTCCTTCAGTTCAAGAACCGCAATCCAGACGACAACCCCTCCGCCACCTTCAATTACTTCACGGAGCCTGCGGACGTTGAGGCATGTGTCGAGGGCTTAGAGACGATGAAGAGAGCGCTCGAGTCGAAAGGACTGTCGAAGTTTAGGTACCCCAAATCAATCACGATGAAGCGAGTTCGATCCCGAAGCACCGTCCACGGCATGAGAATGACCCCACCTCCTCGGAGCAATACTGCAAGGACGTCGTGCTCACCATATACCATTACCATGGAGGGTGCTTAGTTGGCCAGGTGGTCGATCACGACTACAAAGTTCTTGGCCTTGACTCGCTTAGGGTCATCGACGGCTCCACGTTCAACTTCTCCCCTGGAACGAATCCTCAAGAGACCGTCATGATGTTGGGAAGGTAGCCAAACTTTGCTTTTCCGTGATGAACCGTTGGCGTCATATTTCTTAATATTAATCCATCGAACGCATTATTAGTCAAAGCAGTTTCTCTCCCTCACCAGTATTGCTCCAAAACGAACATAAAGTGCCACCTTTACATGGCATAGTTTTCCTACCTTAACATGTACCTATATCTGAAATTTTACCTCGTTCATGGTGTAGGTACATGGGAGTCAAAGATACAAAACCAGAGGTGGTGAGGAGGGGTTTAGAACTTGTGCTAGGAGGACATCATACACGCTGTGCTTTTATAGTCGATTATTGTGCCTCGTGTGTTTTATTAGAACTTTCATGCGTTGCGGTGTTTGCCTGCAGTTAAATAATGTAAAGTTTTGAATTGTTATGGTGTTAAAAGATGACGTATGAAATAGTTGTCTAAGGGCGATTCATGACGCTTAATAgcatttattttcttcttctagCTCCATGGAGAGCCTACAAAGTGTCTCTCTCGCATCAAATCAAAACGATCTCCCAATATTAGAATCTCTATTATATCGACCAATAATTTTGATCAAAAgctaattaaatttataatatattttatttcataTTATTGGACCACATAATTTAAGAAATAGATCATGGTTTCGATGGGTCTGGTCCTCGAAAGGAAGCAGCAAATCTACAAGAGGATATCATCGATACTGTTGGGCTGCAGTGGAATGAAGCTTGCGGTACAATGAACTAACTCGTGGCTTCTCTCTTCACCTAATGATTAATGACCATCTTCCCTAaagattttattctattaactaaCGAAAGGACGAATCTATGTTTCTTGTACATATACTGTAAAACTTCGGCCTTCAAAATATGGAAGCATTCGTCTTTTAGAATTGAGAAAAGTACGAAGGAGATCCATTGTTGCAGCTCCTAGTTTTGCTGTCAGTGTCATTGATGATTGATTGGTCCATGTGATCAGCCACCACATGTCTTCGAAATAAACTCTGTTGACATATCAGAGAAGAGAAAAAAACTATGACCTTAAACACACTAAACAGGGGAACACCAAAGGCCAGGAAAGGAGAAACTGATGCATGGCTTTGTGGGCAAAAGTATGCTGCCAAATGAAATATTTAATCCTTTTTCCCTACTTGTCTGCACTTTTAATCCTTGTTCATGG includes:
- the LOC135613220 gene encoding protein HOTHEAD-like; this encodes MPTIDTGAGRQTPQAYGVLYSDEMGGMHEAYVKDGSAGEIILSAGALGSPQLLMLSGVGPSEHLRSFGIEVVLDQPMIGRGMSDNPMNIIAAPSPQPVEISSIQVAGITHSGNYVESFTGFNLAASLVHDTSGGGTETSDQNPQLSPPPSKEGKQDVFSFQGGIILDKLARPLSRGFLQFKNRNPDDNPSATFNYFTEPADVEACVEGLETMKRALESKGLSKFRYPKSITMKRVRSRSTVHGMRMTPPPRSNTARTSCSPYTITMEGA